From Numida meleagris isolate 19003 breed g44 Domestic line chromosome 4, NumMel1.0, whole genome shotgun sequence, the proteins below share one genomic window:
- the CSGALNACT1 gene encoding chondroitin sulfate N-acetylgalactosaminyltransferase 1 isoform X2 — protein sequence MMLRRGFLLFLPRLVGLLVVACCSVSIVYMLACTPKGDTEQLALPRVHSPTAKEGYEAILQEREEQHRNYIISLKKQIAQLKAELQGKSEQLKSMQDQNPHPLDIRLDHSNPEKAQANLLAFLRAQIDKAEVHSGVKLSTEYAAVPFESFTLQKVYQLETGLTRHPEEKPVRKDKRDELVEVIELAVGNLNNLERDGNTKHRKYTTSDFIEGIYRTEKDKGTLYELTFKGDTKHQFKKIVLFRPFGPVMKVKNENVNMADTLINVIVPLAKRASKFRQFMQNFRETGIQQDGRIHLTVVYFGKEQVNEVKSILENTSKSTNFKNFTFIQLNEEFSRGKGLDIGARVWKGSNVVLFFCDVDIYFTAEFLNSCRLNTQPGKKVFYPVLFSQYNPSIIYGHQDSIPSLEQQLIIKKETGFWRDFGFGMTCQYRSDFINIALLGNSTAFQHLENALQIGFSGGWELGSDK from the exons ATGATGCTCCGACgaggatttcttttatttctccctcGACTTGTAGGCCTGCTGGTAGTGGCCTGTTGCTCTGTGTCCATTGTTTATATGCTGGCTTGCACACCCAAGGGTGACACCGAGCAGCTCGCATTGCCCAGGGTGCACAGTCCAACCGCCAAGGAGGGATATGAAGCTATTCTGCAGGAGCGAGAAGAGCAGCACCGCAACTACATCATCAGCTTGAAGAAACAAATAGCCCAGCTGAAGGCTGAGCTCCAGGGCAAGAGCGAGCAGCTTAAAAGCATGCAGGACCAAAACCCACACCCTCTGGACATTCGGCTTGACCACAGTAACCCAGAGAAGGCCCAGGCTAATCTGCTGGCTTTCCTCCGTGCCCAAATAGACAAAGCAGAGGTGCACAGTGGTGTTAAGCTGTCCACAGAGTATGCAGCTGTACCCTTTGAGAGCTTTACCCTGCAGAAGGTGTACCAGCTGGAGACAGGGCTGACACGCCACCCAGAAGAGAAACCTGTGAGGAAGGATAAGCGAGATGAGCTGGTAGAGGTTATCGAGTTAGCTGTTGGGAATTTGAACAATCTGGAGCGGGATGGCAATACAAAGCACCGCAAATACACAACTTCTGACTTCATTGAAG GGATCTACCgcacagaaaaagacaaaggcaCGTTGTATGAGTTGACTTTCAAAGGGGACACAAAACATCAGTTCAAGAAGATTGTTCTATTTCGGCCATTTGGTCCTgtaatgaaagtgaaaaatgagaatgtCAATATGGCCGACACGCTTATTAATGTCATTGTGCCATTGGCCAAGAGAGCCAGCAAATTTCGTCAGTTCATGCAGAATTTCAG GGAAACGGGCATTCAGCAGGACGGGAGAATTCACCTAACAGTAGTTTACTTTGGAAAAGAACAAGTGAATGAGGTCAAATCTATACTTGAAAATACCTCCAA ATCAACCAACTTCAAGAACTTCACTTTCATCCAACTAAATGAAGAGTTTTCCAGGGGCAAAGGATTAGACATCGGTGCTCGAGTTTGGAAAGGAAGCAAcgttgttctttttttttgcgATGTGGACATATATTTCACAGCTGAATTCCTGAACTCTTGTAGATTGAACACACAGCCAG gaaagaaagTTTTTTATCCTGTACTCTTCAGCCAATATAATCCCAGTATAATTTATGGCCATCAGGATTCCATCCCATCTTTAGAACAGCAGCTG attattaaaaaagaaactggatTTTGGAGAGACTTTGGTTTTGGGATGACTTGCCAGTACAGATCTGATTTTATCAACATAG CCTTACTAGGAAACAGTACAGCCTTCCAACACTTGGAAAATGCTCTGCAGATCGGTTTTTCCGGTGGATGGGAACTTGGTTCAGATAAATGA
- the CSGALNACT1 gene encoding chondroitin sulfate N-acetylgalactosaminyltransferase 1 isoform X3, which yields MMLRRGFLLFLPRLVGLLVVACCSVSIVYMLACTPKGDTEQLALPRVHSPTAKEGYEAILQEREEQHRNYIISLKKQIAQLKAELQGKSEQLKSMQDQNPHPLDIRLDHSNPEKAQANLLAFLRAQIDKAEVHSGVKLSTEYAAVPFESFTLQKVYQLETGLTRHPEEKPVRKDKRDELVEVIELAVGNLNNLERDGNTKHRKYTTSDFIEGIYRTEKDKGTLYELTFKGDTKHQFKKIVLFRPFGPVMKVKNENVNMADTLINVIVPLAKRASKFRQFMQNFRETGIQQDGRIHLTVVYFGKEQVNEVKSILENTSKSTNFKNFTFIQLNEEFSRGKGLDIGARVWKGSNVVLFFCDVDIYFTAEFLNSCRLNTQPGKKVFYPVLFSQYNPSIIYGHQDSIPSLEQQLIIKKETGFWRDFGFGMTCQYRSDFINIGLLNSPLACPALAPGGDLNT from the exons ATGATGCTCCGACgaggatttcttttatttctccctcGACTTGTAGGCCTGCTGGTAGTGGCCTGTTGCTCTGTGTCCATTGTTTATATGCTGGCTTGCACACCCAAGGGTGACACCGAGCAGCTCGCATTGCCCAGGGTGCACAGTCCAACCGCCAAGGAGGGATATGAAGCTATTCTGCAGGAGCGAGAAGAGCAGCACCGCAACTACATCATCAGCTTGAAGAAACAAATAGCCCAGCTGAAGGCTGAGCTCCAGGGCAAGAGCGAGCAGCTTAAAAGCATGCAGGACCAAAACCCACACCCTCTGGACATTCGGCTTGACCACAGTAACCCAGAGAAGGCCCAGGCTAATCTGCTGGCTTTCCTCCGTGCCCAAATAGACAAAGCAGAGGTGCACAGTGGTGTTAAGCTGTCCACAGAGTATGCAGCTGTACCCTTTGAGAGCTTTACCCTGCAGAAGGTGTACCAGCTGGAGACAGGGCTGACACGCCACCCAGAAGAGAAACCTGTGAGGAAGGATAAGCGAGATGAGCTGGTAGAGGTTATCGAGTTAGCTGTTGGGAATTTGAACAATCTGGAGCGGGATGGCAATACAAAGCACCGCAAATACACAACTTCTGACTTCATTGAAG GGATCTACCgcacagaaaaagacaaaggcaCGTTGTATGAGTTGACTTTCAAAGGGGACACAAAACATCAGTTCAAGAAGATTGTTCTATTTCGGCCATTTGGTCCTgtaatgaaagtgaaaaatgagaatgtCAATATGGCCGACACGCTTATTAATGTCATTGTGCCATTGGCCAAGAGAGCCAGCAAATTTCGTCAGTTCATGCAGAATTTCAG GGAAACGGGCATTCAGCAGGACGGGAGAATTCACCTAACAGTAGTTTACTTTGGAAAAGAACAAGTGAATGAGGTCAAATCTATACTTGAAAATACCTCCAA ATCAACCAACTTCAAGAACTTCACTTTCATCCAACTAAATGAAGAGTTTTCCAGGGGCAAAGGATTAGACATCGGTGCTCGAGTTTGGAAAGGAAGCAAcgttgttctttttttttgcgATGTGGACATATATTTCACAGCTGAATTCCTGAACTCTTGTAGATTGAACACACAGCCAG gaaagaaagTTTTTTATCCTGTACTCTTCAGCCAATATAATCCCAGTATAATTTATGGCCATCAGGATTCCATCCCATCTTTAGAACAGCAGCTG attattaaaaaagaaactggatTTTGGAGAGACTTTGGTTTTGGGATGACTTGCCAGTACAGATCTGATTTTATCAACATAG GGCTTTTAAATTCTCCATTAGCCTGTCCAGCGCTTGCTCCCGGGGGAGACTTGAACACTTGA
- the CSGALNACT1 gene encoding chondroitin sulfate N-acetylgalactosaminyltransferase 1 isoform X1 — MMLRRGFLLFLPRLVGLLVVACCSVSIVYMLACTPKGDTEQLALPRVHSPTAKEGYEAILQEREEQHRNYIISLKKQIAQLKAELQGKSEQLKSMQDQNPHPLDIRLDHSNPEKAQANLLAFLRAQIDKAEVHSGVKLSTEYAAVPFESFTLQKVYQLETGLTRHPEEKPVRKDKRDELVEVIELAVGNLNNLERDGNTKHRKYTTSDFIEGIYRTEKDKGTLYELTFKGDTKHQFKKIVLFRPFGPVMKVKNENVNMADTLINVIVPLAKRASKFRQFMQNFRETGIQQDGRIHLTVVYFGKEQVNEVKSILENTSKSTNFKNFTFIQLNEEFSRGKGLDIGARVWKGSNVVLFFCDVDIYFTAEFLNSCRLNTQPGKKVFYPVLFSQYNPSIIYGHQDSIPSLEQQLIIKKETGFWRDFGFGMTCQYRSDFINIGGFDLDIKGWGGEDVHLYRKYLHSNLIVIRTPVRGLFHLWHEKRCLDELTPEQYKMCMQSKAMNEASHGQLGMLVFRQEIETHLHRQKLSSKKT; from the exons ATGATGCTCCGACgaggatttcttttatttctccctcGACTTGTAGGCCTGCTGGTAGTGGCCTGTTGCTCTGTGTCCATTGTTTATATGCTGGCTTGCACACCCAAGGGTGACACCGAGCAGCTCGCATTGCCCAGGGTGCACAGTCCAACCGCCAAGGAGGGATATGAAGCTATTCTGCAGGAGCGAGAAGAGCAGCACCGCAACTACATCATCAGCTTGAAGAAACAAATAGCCCAGCTGAAGGCTGAGCTCCAGGGCAAGAGCGAGCAGCTTAAAAGCATGCAGGACCAAAACCCACACCCTCTGGACATTCGGCTTGACCACAGTAACCCAGAGAAGGCCCAGGCTAATCTGCTGGCTTTCCTCCGTGCCCAAATAGACAAAGCAGAGGTGCACAGTGGTGTTAAGCTGTCCACAGAGTATGCAGCTGTACCCTTTGAGAGCTTTACCCTGCAGAAGGTGTACCAGCTGGAGACAGGGCTGACACGCCACCCAGAAGAGAAACCTGTGAGGAAGGATAAGCGAGATGAGCTGGTAGAGGTTATCGAGTTAGCTGTTGGGAATTTGAACAATCTGGAGCGGGATGGCAATACAAAGCACCGCAAATACACAACTTCTGACTTCATTGAAG GGATCTACCgcacagaaaaagacaaaggcaCGTTGTATGAGTTGACTTTCAAAGGGGACACAAAACATCAGTTCAAGAAGATTGTTCTATTTCGGCCATTTGGTCCTgtaatgaaagtgaaaaatgagaatgtCAATATGGCCGACACGCTTATTAATGTCATTGTGCCATTGGCCAAGAGAGCCAGCAAATTTCGTCAGTTCATGCAGAATTTCAG GGAAACGGGCATTCAGCAGGACGGGAGAATTCACCTAACAGTAGTTTACTTTGGAAAAGAACAAGTGAATGAGGTCAAATCTATACTTGAAAATACCTCCAA ATCAACCAACTTCAAGAACTTCACTTTCATCCAACTAAATGAAGAGTTTTCCAGGGGCAAAGGATTAGACATCGGTGCTCGAGTTTGGAAAGGAAGCAAcgttgttctttttttttgcgATGTGGACATATATTTCACAGCTGAATTCCTGAACTCTTGTAGATTGAACACACAGCCAG gaaagaaagTTTTTTATCCTGTACTCTTCAGCCAATATAATCCCAGTATAATTTATGGCCATCAGGATTCCATCCCATCTTTAGAACAGCAGCTG attattaaaaaagaaactggatTTTGGAGAGACTTTGGTTTTGGGATGACTTGCCAGTACAGATCTGATTTTATCAACATAG GTGGATTTGATCTGGACATTAAAGGCTGGGGTGGTGAAGATGTACATCTGTACCGCAAATACCTTCACAGCAATCTCATCGTGATCAGAACGCCTGTCAGGGGTCTCTTCCATCTCTGGCATGAAAAACGATGTCTGGACGAGCTGACCCCAGAGCAATACAAAATGTGCATGCAATCCAAGGCCATGAACGAGGCTTCTCACGGCCAGCTAGGGATGCTTGTTTTCAGGCAAGAGATTGAAACTCACCTGCACAGACAGAAACTGAGCAGTAAGAAGACTTGA